DNA from Alnus glutinosa chromosome 2, dhAlnGlut1.1, whole genome shotgun sequence:
GGCATGAAGCTCGTCGGCCGTGCACATGGACGGCTCGCCAGTCTGATCGTGGCCAAAGAGCTCAAGAGGCTCCAGTCCCACCCGGTCTGCCTCGACCGGTTCATCCGGTCCCACGTGTCCCGCTTGCTCAAGTCTAATCTTGTCACTGTTCTCGTCGAGTTACAGAGACAAGAACAGGTCTTCCTCTGCATGAAGGTTCGTcatttcttctcattttgtttGTATTACTGAAGGTTCTCGGGCTTCGGCCGTGAGTTTCGGTCTCTCTAGTAAATACTTGTGTCGGTGCTGCCTTTCCTTGGAAAAAGATCACAGTGATTCGGTGCTGCATGGCTTTTGCATGGAAATAAAATCAGCTCCCAAGTGGAACGTGTGTCTTAGTTCCTTGAGAGAAGAGATGCCATGTACAATAATTCGGTGCTGCCAGCGGAGTTTAATGTTTCTCACAGCCAAGAATAGCTCTTGTGCATGCATGGAATTACGTGTGTAATTGCTTTTTTGCATGGAAGCCACAGGAAATACCCAGATGACGATGAAATTGCAAAGCACGCTGGTCCTTCTTTGGCTAAAATCAAATCGGCTAGTAAATGCCTCAGAGTTGTGGGTTCAATTGATCAGAAAATGGGAGAGTACAGCAATATGCAATATAGGGTATGACTAATTGGAAAATGGCTTCTTTTGTGTCAAATAGAAAAACCAAGCATTTGGGATGGAAAATGGCTTCTGTTTTCACAAACCAGAAGTCATTTTTTGCCCACTTTTCATGactctgttcacctctgttttacaacatgaaaacagaggtgaactTCTTTCAGGGTGCCTCTCATCACCCGTATAGAAATCTTCAATCACTTCTAAGAGAGCAGCCTTACAGGACTGCTTACCACTTTCAACCTCCTAAAAATTGGATGAATGGTATGTTTGAACAACCTTTGAATTTGTTTCCCACTTCATATGTTtgcttctttcaattttattctcGAGTCgactttgttctttgttcttgtaaTTGGCAAATGGCTGCGGTTCAACACCCAGATCCTAATGGTATGTTTCCacaatttcttttatcttctgctgaaaattttgaaaattacatGGTATtctaaaatgatttataagggaGTTTACCATCTATTCTACCAATTCAATCCATATGGTGCGGTGTGGGGAAACATATCATGGGCTCATTCAATATCATATGATCTTGTTGATTGGGTTCATCTTGAACCTGCCATTAACCCATCACAGCCTTTTGACATCAATGGTTGCTGGTCGGGTTCAACTACATTTCTTCCAGGGGAGAAACCTACCATTTTGTACACTGGCGAGGACCTCAAAAACCGTCAAGTTCTAAATCTGGCAATGCCCAAGAATGTTTCTGACCCGCTGCTAAGAGAATGAGTGTCGTGTGGCCTTTCCGCTCCCCTCTCTTCGCCACACCTTGATGCTTCCGTCGACCGAACCAGTGAAGACCAGGCCGCTGAGCCTGCCACCATAGAGTTGACGGCGTCGTTTATATTGAGAAGCTCCATAAAGGAACCCCACCTGAGCTTTCCATGTCATCCGGCCAGTCCACGCCCTTCTTATCTCACCCGCGTCCGTCGAAGCCGGCAGGTGAACACTCCACACCAAGTCGGCCAAGTTAAGACACGCAGAGGTTCCCTTAAGCGCCAAAGCCGCCACGTCGTGCACCCGTGCCGCCATCTCCGCACTCGGGTACGTCCCAAGCCATATCCCCGTCTTCTCATTGGGTTTGCACATTTTAGAGACCCACTTCTTCCTTTCCTCCTCCTAACGCCGCGATAAATTGGTTGCCTCGTTTCCTTGAATTTCTTCCTGCCCGCGCACCTCTTGGGCATGCTGGAAGCTAGGAGAACTACTTCTTCGTCCGAGCGAGCAGAGATGCCGGCAAACGAAGAAGTACTCCAGCTTCTCGGAGGTAGACCCAAATGGATGAGGATCCGAGTATCGGCTGAAGATatccatctaaaaaaaaattgttggagacCGGCCGGGAACGATTGTTCCGAGGAGAAGATAAGttgttgaaaaacaagaatCAAAACAACTGGAGGAATTTCAAACACAAGGAGAGGGGCATTTTCGGGCTTTTAAGTTAAAAGAGTCACATGCCACACACGTGAATTACTTTTCATCCACTTAAACGGCACAAATTGACGGAGGGGGCAAAAAAACAAGCagttggtaatttggggggccgaaatccaagctttggtagtttgaggtgcCATCCAGAGAATCGATGGTagttggggggctaaattgtatttttcccaaatgaaaataaaaataatattttaaatgaaatagtgatagtatacgtaaataaaaataacattacATACAATCCCAGATCTGGGAGTGCAGTATCTCTAACATCTAGTACATCCGGCTGAATGTGCTTATACTCATAATTTTTACAGGTATATAATGGGGGAGAGGGGGGGGAAGAAAGAGATATTCAGAAGGAAAGGAGACACAAAATTGCGCAGCAGAAGAGGAAAAAACAGATTCTGCTGAGCGACTTATCAACCTGCATTACATGCCTCCGGACTCTTGGACTAGTGTTCCCTACAAGGTGGTATGTATTTGGATACGTATCTAAATTTGTAATGGTGTTTCCAAACACCCTTGCGTAAATCGTTTCTCCGAAGAAACCGATCGTCGGATTGAATGAATTTGTTGTTGCACCACCGGGAGTAAGCGTCGACGAGGTAGCACCATAACTTCCTGGGTTCGGGTGGTATTGCCGTGATTGATATGAATAGTTGCCATGATAGAGTTGCTGAGTTTGGTATGCGCTAGCTGTGGTGTCAACCCCACAAGCAGGACCAGGAGGTCTTCGAGGAATGACCATACCAAGATGGGGAGCCTTGCCTTTAGAAGGTTTTGTGGTCTGGCCCTTGCCATAGAGTGGGACAAGGGACGCTTGAGAAATCTCAGCTTTACAAACGGGACACTGCTGCTTTTCCAGGTCTTGGTTTTCAGTGGATGAGCTCTGGAAATGAAGCCATTTGTAGAGGCAGGGCCAGCAGTAGAGGTGACCACAGAGCGTGACCACTGGATCTTGCACAGTCTCTAGACAGATGTTGCAGTCGAAGCAACCTGGGGTGCTGTTTTCAGAATCTGGGATTGCAGTCCACTTCTCTAGGGAAGACTTATCTTCTCCAAAGGAATCATTTTGAGCCATGGCCTCCTCAAAGTACTGCCCTATGTCCATTAATCTGCTGCAGAATATGAACCCCTTTGATGCCTAAATCTGAGTACATAATCAAAAACAAGAAGGTTAGAGTCATACATATCTAGGTTTACAGCTCAGAAGCATGTTTAATAAAGAAAGTTGACTTAATTCTACAGAAAGAAGGAAAACACATCTCAAATCACTATTAGCTATTTTCCAAAAAGCTGAAGTTTCAATCAAGAACATATTaaactccatatatatatatatataatattttcgGTTGGCACAGAAAGATGCCTGAAGACAGACAACTAATTCACTCACACAAAAGGTAtatctcagcaaccaaacaaacctCAAATTCTTTGTGTTCAATAAATCTATTATAAAACCACTAACTTTTGGAATTGGATCTACACATGGTTCATGTTTAACATCGGAAAGGAGCAAAGGGCCAAATGAAAACAAAGGTCTCCATCCACTGAAAGGGGGAgctagataaaataataaatacatggGACCACTAATTTATATCTAACCAAACtagaataaattatttttgatgAGAAGTTGCGTATTTGAGATTCTTCTGGAAAGTTTTAATTCACAAATTCATTTAATATTCTTTTGATGAGTAATTATTTACCCCAAGGGGAGGGGTAAGTCCTAAGGGGATAATAATGTATGTCCTTATCTCCAATAAGCAACTTCTCATCATGAATAATTTATTCTAGTTTGGTTAGATATAAATTAGTGGTCCCTCGTATACTTTTAATATTCTAGTAATCCCATTCCCATGTCAGCAAATAAATTACTGCTGGATATTAAATGACTTGGGGAAATTACATGGAAGATGGCATTCTAGGAAGCTTCTCCATAGATTCAATCAATCTTTGAAtcaaaaacttgaaattatcaaaatattggtATTACCCAACTTCTAGATACATCAAAAAAATTGCAACACCATTAGAAAACAATCACAATACCTCCGAATCTTTGAAAAAACGTATTACAGTTAGAAATCCTTACAGCAAAAAGTgccctcttcttttcttttttgtggaaAGTTAAGAGATCATGAAAGTTTTTGGCAGGTAGAAATTGGGTAAACATAAATCCATCTAACCAATTCACAAAACCTTCCAAGGTTAATTTTAAGTGCTTAGCTACCATCCAACTACCCACCCAACTCAACTTTCAACTAGTAGAGCACctaacagaaattaaatttCAATGCTTGACATCATCTAACATGCAACTACGAAACCATGAAGCAGAAACTCCTTCAGAAATTAAAGGCcatatttgatattattttttttttataagtaactgGCACAGGAGGAGAGAGAAgcagagattcgaactagtgacctccacttcatgaggtGTGGTTCCTAACCGATTGAGCCTCCCCTTGGGGTTTAGGCCATATTTGGTAACCTTATAATGAGCTTAGAACAATAAACTTCATTAGGCAACAAAATTTTAAGTTCACAGTACTTGCATCTCTAATATCTAATCTTTTTCTAATAAAGTTTTGATTTAAGGGAAGAAAAAGATAGAgataccattttttttctttttctttttcgtatCTGTATCTCTAAAAATATAGAGATACGAATTGAGAAACCAATATAATCACTGACCCTGTAACATCTATCTCAGACTTAATAACAcaacaaaaatattaagaacTCAGGATTTATCATGATTCAAACATCCATCATTCCAATCATgtatacaaaaatattaaacttcaaattttaacagaatCTATAATATTGATATTATAAAACTAAGATCCAAAAATCTTTACCTATGCAACGGTAAGGGATAACATTTGAATCCCGGCAAATTCTTATGCAAGGCACTAGATCCTTTAAGTAATGAACAATATAAACCTCTAAAAGTGCCTCCATCGATGCTTATAATCAAGGAGACAGATAACACAAGCAACAACAATTTCCTAAtctattcatcaaaaaataaataaaaaaacaatccCCTAATCTTCCTCTGTTACACTCACAtacatatattcatatatacatataggcAAAGGAAAAATTTCCTAGCATCGAATTCCCACCGGCAAACTACAATTCATGATCCGGCAGAGACGACCCACTAAAAATAACGAACCGGACAATTCCAATACGGCATTTAAACTACTCTTTGGAAAGAGACAACATGGTAAGTGGTAACCAACCATAGTCTTCTAGGAGAAAACAGAGTTTTGCGCAAGCCTTATTTGATCAAGCTTAACGGAAaacgcaattttttttttttttttcaatttctcgGAGCAAAATCAtccaagagaaagagaaaatcagATAAGAGACAAAGAAGGCAGAAAACAACACAAACCCAGCTAGCaaaatcttatatttttttcttctttctctctcgaGCTTGAGTTCCATTACGTAGAAACAAAACCCCATAAAAACCCAGACCCCGTTTTCCAAGGAACTAAAGTAATTGTGATTTTGTGAACATCCATCCCCGAGAAAATCTTTTCCTCAGAATATGCCCCACCGAAAAATTTCAGAGACGGATCTAATCTCATTACCCTCCTCTACTTgcacaaaagagagagagagagagagagagagagagagagagagagagagagacaaagagaaagagattgtGAAACGTACGAATACTAGAGATTGTTCCGCGATACGCCTGTAGGCTGTAGCTTTTGCCAATGGCGTTTCAGATAGAGATTGAGAGGTTGTTTGCAAAGATGGGGAAGGCGGTGAGAGGAAAGAGCCATCGGCGTCGAGGTATTTATAGACGACAAAAGACAAGTAAATATTTCTACGTATAAAAC
Protein-coding regions in this window:
- the LOC133860251 gene encoding uncharacterized protein LOC133860251 yields the protein MCKPNEKTGIWLGTYPSAEMAARVHDVAALALKGTSACLNLADLVWSVHLPASTDAGEIRRAWTGRMTWKAQVGFLYGASQYKRRRQLYGGRLSGLVFTGSVDGSIKEVESGKQSCKAALLEVIEDFYTGDERHPERSSPLFSCCKTEVNRVMKSGQKMTSGL
- the LOC133860925 gene encoding E3 ubiquitin-protein ligase RMA1H1-like, whose product is MDIGQYFEEAMAQNDSFGEDKSSLEKWTAIPDSENSTPGCFDCNICLETVQDPVVTLCGHLYCWPCLYKWLHFQSSSTENQDLEKQQCPVCKAEISQASLVPLYGKGQTTKPSKGKAPHLGMVIPRRPPGPACGVDTTASAYQTQQLYHGNYSYQSRQYHPNPGSYGATSSTLTPGGATTNSFNPTIGFFGETIYARVFGNTITNLDTYPNTYHLVGNTSPRVRRHVMQVDKSLSRICFFLFCCAILCLLSF